A single region of the Pirellulales bacterium genome encodes:
- a CDS encoding GNAT family N-acetyltransferase translates to MYRLQRITNTADLEALASDWNALADDVPFRSWDWLVTWWRHFEPNAQRRGVPDLWTIFVYALDRDGSLVGIAPWHVERSTTQGRVVRFLGTGPVCSEYLTVMAAGGYEGVVARTLAECLSGEELSLADWLSDEGSESWDLVELTGVSPHDPRVQQLLTYLSDRGASVYHRAGEPCWRLDLPATWDEYLALLSKSHRKQVRRLQRTALDSGRAKIHLAATDDDVTFALDALIDMQTRRRAARGESTPFADPRFVGFLRDVSHRMLALGKLRLHWLEMEGRPIAVELHLVGNRVLYAYQGAIDPDALDAEPGRLITIATLRQAIADGYRAFDFLRGDEPYKLHWRAMPRETVDIRIVPRNMTAQMRHGARVAGESMKQWIKNGLKFTGRLAIESGV, encoded by the coding sequence ATGTATCGACTGCAACGCATCACAAATACCGCCGATCTCGAGGCCCTTGCCAGCGATTGGAACGCGCTGGCGGACGATGTGCCCTTTCGTAGCTGGGATTGGCTCGTCACGTGGTGGCGTCACTTCGAGCCGAACGCGCAACGCCGCGGCGTGCCCGATCTTTGGACCATCTTCGTCTACGCGCTCGATCGCGATGGTTCGCTGGTCGGCATCGCCCCCTGGCATGTCGAACGCAGCACGACGCAGGGCCGGGTCGTGCGCTTCCTGGGCACCGGCCCGGTCTGCTCCGAGTATCTCACCGTGATGGCCGCCGGCGGATACGAAGGTGTCGTCGCGCGGACGCTGGCCGAATGCCTCAGCGGCGAAGAACTGTCGCTCGCCGACTGGCTCTCGGACGAAGGCTCGGAAAGCTGGGACCTGGTCGAACTGACGGGCGTCAGCCCACACGATCCCCGCGTGCAGCAGTTGCTCACTTATCTCTCCGATCGTGGAGCGTCGGTGTATCACCGCGCGGGCGAACCGTGCTGGCGGCTCGACCTGCCCGCCACCTGGGACGAGTACCTCGCCCTGCTCTCCAAGTCGCACCGCAAGCAGGTGCGCCGGCTCCAGCGCACGGCGCTCGACTCGGGTCGCGCCAAGATCCATCTTGCCGCCACGGACGACGACGTCACGTTCGCCCTCGACGCGCTGATCGACATGCAAACCCGCCGCCGGGCTGCCCGGGGCGAGTCGACCCCCTTCGCCGATCCGCGCTTCGTCGGCTTCTTGCGCGACGTCTCGCACCGCATGCTCGCGCTGGGCAAGCTCCGCCTGCATTGGCTCGAAATGGAAGGGCGGCCGATCGCCGTCGAATTGCACCTGGTGGGCAACCGAGTGCTGTACGCCTACCAGGGAGCCATCGACCCCGACGCGCTCGACGCCGAGCCCGGCCGATTGATCACCATCGCCACGCTCCGGCAGGCGATCGCCGATGGCTACCGCGCCTTCGATTTTCTGCGCGGCGACGAACCCTACAAGCTGCACTGGCGCGCCATGCCGCGCGAGACTGTCGACATTCGCATCGTGCCGCGGAACATGACCGCGCAGATGCGACACGGCGCCCGCGTCGCGGGCGAAAGCATGAAG